In the Nitratiruptor sp. YY09-18 genome, TTCTATCTACGATATATGGAACAAGCGCAGCGTGTCTTGCTCTTTTGATCGCCTCTTCTACCATCTCTTGGTGCTTTTTACAATTACCTGTGAGGCGTCTTGGCATTATTTTATATCTTTCACTAAGAGTGTGCTTGATAAGATCGATATCTTTATAATCGATATATTCAACCTTTTGTTCACAATATTTACAAGTTCTCTTTTTGAATCTTCTCTTTTCAGCCATCTGTTTCCTTTCTAGAATGGAATATCATCGTCGTCGATGTCAATTTCAGGGATATTTTGTGTAGGTTGTGGAGTCTGTGTTTGTTGTGGTTGTGGGGTACTCTGTTGCGGTGCGGCTCCAAAACCTTCACCTCTTTCGTCTCTTCCACCAAGCATCTGCAGATTGTCCACTGCAATAGAGTGTTTCGAGCGTTTATTACCGCTTTGATCAGTCCACTGTTCAAATACAAGACGCCCCTCAATGAGAACACGTCTACCTTTATGGAGGTATTGGTTGGCGATCTCTGCTGCTCTACCAAATATTGTAATATCGATGAAGCAGGTCTCCTCTTTTTGTTCACCCGTTTGGGTTTTGAATCTTCTGTTTGTAGCAATTGCACTTTTGGCAATTGCAGTACCAGAAGGAGTATAGCGCAACTCAATGTCA is a window encoding:
- the rpsR gene encoding 30S ribosomal protein S18, producing MAEKRRFKKRTCKYCEQKVEYIDYKDIDLIKHTLSERYKIMPRRLTGNCKKHQEMVEEAIKRARHAALVPYIVDRKRVVPNPWDELEPIYK
- the ssb gene encoding single-stranded DNA-binding protein is translated as MYNRVIMVGNLTRDIELRYTPSGTAIAKSAIATNRRFKTQTGEQKEETCFIDITIFGRAAEIANQYLHKGRRVLIEGRLVFEQWTDQSGNKRSKHSIAVDNLQMLGGRDERGEGFGAAPQQSTPQPQQTQTPQPTQNIPEIDIDDDDIPF